Proteins from a single region of Crassaminicella profunda:
- the coaE gene encoding dephospho-CoA kinase (Dephospho-CoA kinase (CoaE) performs the final step in coenzyme A biosynthesis.), whose translation MKVIGLTGGIASGKSTASNILKEFEIPVIDADLIAREIVLPGQPALCEIKNVFGGKVIKEDGSLNRKVLGQLVFSDKEQLKKLNNITHKRIIEEIVNRINMYNKMNTYPVIIIDAPLLIELHMEELVDEVWLVAANETVQLNRLMSRDKISDEDALKRMKSQISTKEKKKYADVILDNNLDLKHLKHQIVEQLKRVTS comes from the coding sequence ATGAAGGTTATTGGACTTACTGGTGGAATTGCTTCAGGGAAAAGTACTGCTTCAAATATCTTAAAAGAATTTGAGATTCCAGTTATTGATGCAGACCTTATTGCTAGAGAAATTGTACTACCAGGGCAACCTGCTTTATGTGAAATTAAAAATGTTTTCGGAGGGAAAGTTATTAAAGAAGATGGAAGTCTAAATAGAAAAGTATTAGGACAACTTGTTTTTTCAGATAAAGAACAATTAAAAAAGCTGAATAATATTACTCATAAAAGAATAATAGAAGAAATTGTAAATCGGATAAATATGTATAACAAAATGAACACTTATCCTGTTATAATAATAGATGCCCCTCTTTTGATAGAACTGCATATGGAAGAATTAGTAGATGAAGTTTGGTTGGTGGCAGCTAATGAAACAGTACAGCTCAATCGTTTAATGAGTAGGGATAAAATTAGTGATGAGGATGCACTAAAGAGAATGAAATCTCAAATATCCACAAAAGAAAAAAAGAAATATGCTGATGTGATTTTAGATAATAATTTAGATTTGAAGCATTTAAAACATCAAATAGTAGAACAATTAAAAAGAGTAACCAGCTAG
- a CDS encoding Nif3-like dinuclear metal center hexameric protein: MAEKLESVVKLMENIAPSYLAENWDNVGLQIGNAHKDIHRILVALEVTEAIIDEAISKNVDMIVCHHPLIFKPLKKIRIDDPIGNMVYRLIKNDITLFCAHTNLDIAHGGTNDVLAQILNIMDTKPLRVMNQEKYFKLVVYVPRTHVENVRDAICRAGAGHIGNYSHCTFQTEGKGTFKPLEGTNPFIGTKGEIEKVAECRLESIVPKEKLNGVIKKMVEVHPYEEVAYDLFTLKNDIHSYGLGRVGNLIKPIKLSAFCQEIKSKLAMNVIRIIGDTQKSIQRVGLCTGSGAEFIYDAYKLGCDCYITGDVKYHDAQYAASLGIAVIDAGHFETEHLVCRPLFEKLKELIMEKNYHMEVFLASNNMNPFQTI, translated from the coding sequence ATGGCTGAAAAACTAGAAAGTGTAGTGAAGCTTATGGAAAATATTGCACCTTCCTATTTAGCAGAAAATTGGGATAATGTAGGTCTTCAGATAGGGAATGCTCATAAAGACATTCATCGGATTTTAGTAGCATTAGAAGTAACAGAAGCTATTATTGATGAGGCCATATCAAAAAATGTAGATATGATTGTCTGCCATCATCCTTTAATTTTTAAACCCCTTAAGAAGATAAGAATAGATGATCCTATAGGCAATATGGTTTATAGACTAATTAAGAATGATATAACCCTTTTTTGTGCCCATACAAATTTAGATATTGCCCATGGGGGTACAAATGATGTTTTAGCACAAATTCTAAATATCATGGATACAAAGCCATTGAGGGTAATGAATCAAGAAAAGTATTTTAAGCTTGTTGTCTATGTACCAAGGACCCATGTTGAAAATGTGAGGGATGCTATATGTAGGGCTGGAGCAGGACATATAGGTAATTACAGTCATTGTACGTTCCAAACGGAAGGAAAGGGTACCTTTAAACCATTAGAAGGAACAAATCCTTTTATTGGAACGAAAGGAGAAATAGAGAAAGTAGCAGAGTGTAGGTTAGAAAGTATTGTACCAAAGGAAAAGTTGAATGGTGTTATAAAAAAGATGGTAGAGGTACATCCTTATGAAGAGGTAGCATATGATCTTTTTACATTAAAAAATGACATCCATTCATATGGATTAGGTAGAGTAGGAAATCTAATAAAACCTATAAAATTATCTGCATTTTGCCAAGAAATAAAATCAAAACTTGCAATGAATGTTATTAGAATCATAGGAGATACTCAAAAAAGTATACAAAGGGTAGGTTTATGTACTGGCAGTGGAGCAGAGTTTATATATGATGCATATAAGCTAGGGTGTGACTGCTATATAACAGGTGATGTAAAATATCATGATGCTCAATATGCCGCATCATTAGGAATTGCAGTAATTGATGCAGGCCATTTTGAAACAGAGCATTTAGTATGTAGGCCTTTATTTGAAAAATTAAAGGAATTAATTATGGAAAAGAATTACCATATGGAGGTTTTTTTGGCATCTAATAATATGAATCCTTTTCAAACCATATAA
- a CDS encoding lytic transglycosylase domain-containing protein, translating to MIFIDLKKYRKLLVVMIIVMSIGVALTNTNWLLKILYPMHYGDIIEKYAKEYKLDPYLIAAIIRTESKFDEKAKSNKNARGLMQISEVTGKWASEELSIDNYNEEILFIPDTNIKIGCWYIDKLREEFDDHLQLMIAAYNGGSGNVNKWLKDPKYSDDGEFLKDIPFPETKAYVKKVIKSYKVYKIIYR from the coding sequence TTGATTTTTATTGATTTAAAAAAATATAGGAAGTTACTTGTGGTAATGATTATTGTAATGTCAATTGGAGTAGCTTTAACGAATACAAATTGGCTATTAAAAATATTATATCCTATGCACTATGGAGATATTATAGAGAAATATGCAAAGGAATATAAATTAGATCCTTATCTTATTGCAGCTATTATTCGAACAGAGAGTAAATTTGATGAAAAAGCAAAATCTAATAAAAATGCACGAGGACTTATGCAGATATCTGAAGTAACGGGGAAATGGGCATCTGAAGAATTAAGTATTGATAACTATAATGAAGAAATTTTGTTTATTCCTGATACAAATATAAAAATAGGATGTTGGTATATAGATAAATTAAGGGAAGAATTTGATGATCATTTACAACTGATGATTGCTGCGTACAATGGTGGAAGTGGGAATGTAAACAAATGGCTTAAGGATCCTAAATATAGTGATGATGGTGAATTTTTAAAAGATATTCCTTTTCCTGAAACAAAAGCATATGTAAAAAAGGTGATAAAAAGTTATAAGGTTTATAAGATTATATATAGGTAA
- a CDS encoding RNA polymerase sigma factor, whose amino-acid sequence MSKIVKELIHKSQQGDIESFEALIKEHEKLAFNIAYRMLGNIEDAKDATQEAFIKTYKSLHKFKGESNFSTWLYKIVTNTSLDLLRKRKSKKTCSYDRQIDTEDGNIIRELPDETYIPEDIVAKRERQRNIQRAINCLSEDHKTVIVLRDIRGFSYEQISKILDCSEGTIKSRISRARQSLKKVIEKNRELYDEFFVKI is encoded by the coding sequence GTGAGTAAGATTGTGAAAGAACTGATTCATAAAAGTCAACAAGGAGATATAGAAAGTTTTGAAGCTTTGATAAAAGAACATGAAAAACTGGCATTTAATATTGCATATAGAATGTTAGGAAATATAGAGGATGCAAAGGACGCAACACAAGAGGCTTTTATAAAAACTTATAAATCATTACATAAATTTAAAGGGGAAAGTAATTTTTCAACATGGTTGTATAAAATTGTAACAAATACTTCTTTAGATTTATTAAGAAAAAGAAAATCGAAAAAAACATGTTCTTATGATCGTCAGATTGATACAGAAGATGGAAACATTATTAGAGAGTTACCTGACGAGACGTATATACCGGAAGATATTGTTGCCAAAAGAGAAAGACAAAGAAATATTCAAAGAGCAATCAATTGTTTGTCAGAAGATCATAAAACCGTAATTGTATTAAGAGATATTAGAGGTTTTTCTTACGAACAGATTAGTAAAATATTAGATTGCTCTGAAGGGACAATAAAATCAAGAATTAGTAGGGCCAGACAATCATTAAAAAAAGTAATAGAAAAGAATAGGGAACTTTATGATGAATTTTTCGTCAAAATATAG
- a CDS encoding nicotinate phosphoribosyltransferase: MKHMTSLEDIKDIKIKEDRLMHSSNHEEILSGLTTDVYFLRTLDILKYMNLDREIVTAEIFARKPGVFVGIEEVKNMLKDKDVEVWAVEEGETFEAKDTLVRIKGPYKEFGVLETAMLGSLASASGWATAANRVKEACEGKSFLCFGARHVHPAVAPVMERAALIGGANGASCVLAAKLMNIEASGTIPHAAMLIAGDTLKVSKVYNEVTPESHKRIVLVDTFKDEVEESLRIAEELGDKLFGIRLDTPSERGGVTPHLVRELRSKLDINGYNHVKIVVSGGLTPEKIRILSEAGADSFGVGSYISGAPAIDMTMDIKEVAGKPVAKRGRIPGLVENSKLKKIL, encoded by the coding sequence ATGAAACATATGACAAGCCTTGAGGATATTAAAGACATAAAAATTAAGGAAGATAGGTTAATGCACTCTAGTAATCATGAAGAGATTTTATCAGGACTGACTACAGATGTTTACTTTTTAAGAACATTGGATATTTTAAAATATATGAATCTTGATAGAGAAATTGTAACAGCTGAAATTTTTGCTAGAAAACCTGGTGTGTTTGTTGGGATAGAAGAAGTAAAAAATATGTTAAAGGATAAAGATGTTGAAGTATGGGCTGTAGAAGAAGGAGAAACTTTTGAGGCAAAAGACACTTTAGTTAGAATTAAGGGACCTTATAAAGAATTTGGTGTTTTAGAAACTGCAATGCTTGGAAGCTTAGCGAGTGCTAGTGGGTGGGCCACAGCAGCAAATAGAGTGAAAGAAGCTTGTGAAGGTAAGAGTTTTTTATGTTTTGGAGCAAGACATGTGCATCCAGCTGTTGCACCAGTAATGGAAAGAGCAGCTTTGATTGGTGGAGCAAATGGTGCAAGTTGTGTATTAGCAGCAAAATTAATGAATATAGAAGCATCAGGAACTATTCCACATGCAGCTATGCTAATAGCGGGAGATACGCTTAAAGTTTCAAAAGTTTATAATGAAGTTACTCCAGAGTCTCATAAGAGAATTGTGTTAGTAGATACGTTTAAAGATGAAGTTGAAGAAAGTTTACGTATTGCAGAAGAATTGGGTGATAAGCTGTTTGGTATTCGATTAGATACACCGAGTGAAAGAGGAGGAGTTACCCCTCATCTTGTTAGAGAGTTAAGAAGCAAATTAGATATTAATGGATATAATCATGTTAAAATAGTTGTGTCTGGAGGATTGACACCAGAAAAGATTAGAATACTATCAGAGGCAGGTGCAGATTCCTTTGGAGTTGGTAGTTATATATCAGGAGCTCCAGCTATTGATATGACTATGGATATAAAAGAAGTAGCGGGTAAACCTGTTGCAAAAAGAGGACGAATTCCAGGGTTGGTTGAAAATAGTAAATTAAAGAAAATTCTTTAA
- a CDS encoding metal-dependent hydrolase, translated as MDPITHGVIGLAISAYSGDPVAFTNPVSLGCAIGAMSPDIDIIAKLKGDYVYLKHHRGISHSIPALFVLAGIITIGLSLFFAEFQLLRVFIWTLIGCISHTFFDILNSYGAKLFMPFTKKKSMIGILMLYDPVITVLCFLLIFVKEKTTALYIGIAMSFFIYLISRWMMKQRAEKIVKNYYHHGYKVCSVNILPALMAYHKWDFIVSTKSHNLVGQVNLLNGKIFERKKFKIPEDEDIQMFKETNMGKYFQDFTPIYQVIKSEEMDNIVLKSIDLRYYLRNNFMHHATVIYDCEKNIVQSFFHPYHIQKNIPVIEVK; from the coding sequence ATGGATCCAATTACCCATGGAGTTATTGGTCTGGCCATATCCGCATACAGTGGAGATCCAGTAGCATTTACTAATCCTGTTTCATTAGGTTGTGCAATTGGAGCCATGTCTCCTGATATTGATATTATTGCAAAACTAAAGGGAGATTATGTTTATTTGAAGCATCATAGGGGTATATCCCATTCTATCCCAGCTCTTTTTGTTCTTGCAGGGATTATTACCATAGGATTATCATTGTTTTTTGCAGAATTTCAGCTTTTACGAGTATTTATATGGACGCTAATTGGTTGTATATCGCATACATTCTTTGATATTTTAAATTCCTATGGAGCAAAGCTATTTATGCCATTTACTAAGAAGAAATCTATGATAGGGATATTGATGCTTTATGATCCTGTTATTACGGTATTATGTTTTTTATTGATCTTTGTAAAAGAAAAGACAACGGCTCTTTATATAGGTATTGCAATGAGTTTTTTCATATATCTAATATCAAGGTGGATGATGAAACAGCGTGCAGAAAAAATTGTAAAGAATTATTATCACCATGGATATAAAGTTTGTAGTGTGAATATTTTACCAGCTCTTATGGCTTATCATAAATGGGACTTTATTGTAAGTACCAAAAGCCATAATCTCGTAGGACAAGTAAATTTATTAAATGGAAAAATATTTGAAAGAAAAAAATTCAAAATACCAGAGGATGAAGATATTCAAATGTTTAAGGAAACAAATATGGGAAAATATTTTCAAGACTTTACCCCTATTTATCAGGTGATAAAATCTGAAGAAATGGATAACATAGTGCTTAAATCTATTGATTTGCGTTATTATTTAAGAAATAATTTTATGCATCACGCTACTGTTATCTATGATTGTGAAAAAAATATTGTTCAATCTTTCTTTCATCCTTATCATATTCAAAAAAATATTCCTGTGATAGAAGTAAAATAA
- a CDS encoding DUF441 domain-containing protein: MSQEYLGSITLLVLLILAMVGKNNSLALAVSGLIFFLLLGQMGGEMKGFSHSVLIFLNKYGLKIGVIVLMMGVLAPFALGELDVISMLNSFKTYKGFIGIIAGILVAIFGSRGGYLLDMEPTIVTSVVIGTILGIVVFKGYPVGPLIGSGIAYFMIYIAEIFLKK, from the coding sequence ATGAGTCAAGAATATTTAGGAAGCATTACCCTGTTGGTTTTATTGATATTAGCTATGGTAGGGAAAAATAATTCTTTAGCGTTGGCTGTAAGTGGTTTAATATTTTTCTTACTATTAGGGCAAATGGGAGGAGAAATGAAAGGTTTTTCTCATTCCGTACTAATATTTTTAAATAAATATGGATTGAAGATTGGTGTCATCGTACTGATGATGGGTGTCCTTGCACCATTTGCCTTAGGAGAACTAGATGTAATATCAATGCTTAATAGCTTTAAAACCTATAAAGGATTCATAGGTATTATTGCAGGTATACTAGTAGCTATCTTTGGGTCACGAGGAGGATATTTACTTGATATGGAGCCTACTATTGTAACTTCTGTGGTGATAGGAACCATACTAGGAATTGTAGTTTTTAAAGGTTATCCTGTAGGACCTCTTATTGGCTCAGGTATTGCTTATTTCATGATTTATATCGCAGAAATATTTTTGAAAAAATAG
- a CDS encoding DUF4349 domain-containing protein, with protein MRCTEMEEMISLYIDDLLDEHTKEMMDDHLKECLKCRSEYETLMKHIHLCNELPMVDLPEGFENDLHESLLNVNKEKEMLNDEIKEEVIPLKKNKKFNWKVFSSIAAVFIILIISASTLSSMNMGTKEEISMDEAKEGSMLKIEDDGANYGMAQSRVFTAENSELRGTKNKNIEMFAGSPKINEVSEKQVRQLSERKIIKSAYIHLDIEDYDKKFNKIVNMAEVIGGYIENSNTEYSHYVPEEPEASLRRGNITIRVPEGNFINIVEEVKGLGKVTNFSINGEDITQMYRDTVNEVENLKIQEKRLREIMNKAESVKDVLEVERELTRVRGDLNRLTGNIKRWDQLVSLSKIEVSLNEVIPKDKKIQSVDDDLLDKAKKGFISTINGIKNFFEKSFIMLVSVLPIILLIGIIGVPLVRYFLKRIRNK; from the coding sequence ATGAGATGTACGGAAATGGAAGAGATGATATCTCTTTATATAGATGATTTACTAGATGAACATACGAAAGAGATGATGGATGATCATTTAAAAGAATGTCTGAAATGCAGAAGCGAATATGAAACTTTAATGAAGCATATTCATTTATGTAATGAACTTCCAATGGTTGATTTGCCAGAGGGCTTCGAAAATGATTTACATGAATCCTTATTAAACGTCAATAAAGAAAAGGAAATGTTAAATGATGAAATAAAAGAAGAAGTTATTCCTCTAAAGAAGAATAAAAAATTCAATTGGAAGGTGTTTTCTTCGATTGCAGCAGTATTTATTATACTCATTATATCTGCTTCAACGTTAAGTAGTATGAATATGGGGACAAAAGAAGAAATAAGTATGGATGAAGCAAAAGAAGGATCTATGCTAAAAATAGAAGATGATGGTGCTAATTATGGTATGGCACAAAGTCGGGTATTTACAGCAGAGAATAGTGAACTGCGTGGAACGAAGAATAAAAATATTGAAATGTTTGCAGGTAGCCCAAAGATCAATGAAGTATCAGAAAAACAAGTAAGACAGTTAAGTGAAAGAAAGATCATAAAAAGTGCTTATATTCATCTTGATATAGAAGATTATGATAAGAAATTTAATAAGATTGTAAATATGGCAGAAGTTATAGGGGGATACATTGAAAATTCAAACACTGAGTACAGTCATTATGTTCCTGAAGAGCCAGAAGCGTCCCTAAGAAGAGGAAATATAACTATCCGCGTGCCAGAAGGTAATTTTATTAATATAGTAGAGGAAGTAAAAGGATTAGGAAAAGTTACAAATTTTTCTATAAATGGTGAAGATATTACACAAATGTATAGGGATACGGTTAACGAAGTAGAAAATCTCAAAATTCAAGAAAAAAGGCTTCGAGAAATTATGAATAAAGCTGAAAGTGTCAAAGATGTGTTAGAGGTGGAGCGAGAACTAACACGGGTTCGAGGAGATCTTAATCGATTAACTGGAAATATTAAGCGGTGGGATCAATTAGTTAGTCTTTCAAAAATTGAAGTATCCCTTAATGAGGTTATTCCAAAGGATAAAAAAATTCAATCAGTAGATGATGACTTATTGGATAAAGCAAAAAAAGGATTTATTAGCACAATCAATGGTATAAAGAATTTTTTTGAAAAAAGTTTTATTATGCTGGTGAGTGTATTACCTATTATTTTATTAATAGGGATTATTGGGGTGCCGTTAGTGAGATATTTTCTAAAAAGAATTCGAAATAAATAA
- the polA gene encoding DNA polymerase I produces the protein MEDKKIIIIDGNSLINRTFYALPDLTTKEGIHTNAVYGFVNVLYRIFEDYSPEYITVAFDKKAPTFRHKEYDDYKAGRKKMPSELAQQMPIVKEVLDAFKIHRVEIEGFEADDLIGTIAKFCENENVYPFIITGDRDALQLASDKTKVLITKKGISELEEYSEKEVLEKYGVTPKEFIDLKGLMGDKSDNIPGVPGIGEKTGAKLIKEFKSIENLLNNIDKVSRSKLREKLEEYREQAVLSKRLATIITDVPVEMSLEEFKMEKPDIEKLWSLFKRLEFRKLMEKIKPKEEKREKKDIKTTIIHSMEELRALKEIIIEKGELCFKIFSDTIDLRNDQIIGIHMMIEEENYFIDTKDNTELLELLKDVFEDRNIKKYGHQIKKDMITLKQHDIALNNIYFDAAIALYLIEPTRKSYEISDIAYDYLNENILSEEDLLGKGKKRIDFYEVSKEKLVEYGFCFCDTVLKVKEILIEKLEEYDLEKLYYEVEMPLIEVLADMEFEGFMVDKEKLDELGKTLDDRINHLTREIFHEAGEEFNINSTKQLGVILFDKLELPPIKKTKTGYSTNVEVLEKLYNKHNIIPKIIEYRQMVKLKSTYVDGLIGVINQVTKKIHSSFNQTVTATGRISSTEPNLQNIPIKLDVGREIRKVFVPTNEEFLLLDADYSQIELRVLAHISKDHNLIEAFRKEQDIHASTASKVFNIPIDEVSSLQRSRAKAVNFGIVYGISDYGLSENLHITKKEAQKYIDEYFNKYTGVKEYMENIVMEGKEKGYVTTLLNRRRDIPELKAKNYNVRSFGERTAMNTPIQGSAADIIKIAMLRVYHELKNRKLKSKLILQVHDELIVEAHKDELDEVKNILKEQMESAIHLEVSLKVDMNVGNSWYETK, from the coding sequence TTGGAAGATAAAAAGATTATTATTATAGATGGAAATAGTCTTATAAACAGAACTTTTTATGCTTTACCAGATCTTACGACAAAGGAGGGGATTCATACAAATGCTGTTTACGGATTTGTAAATGTACTGTATAGGATATTTGAGGATTATAGTCCTGAGTATATTACTGTAGCCTTTGATAAAAAGGCACCTACCTTTAGACATAAAGAATATGATGATTATAAGGCTGGAAGAAAAAAAATGCCTTCAGAGTTAGCACAGCAGATGCCTATAGTCAAAGAAGTTTTAGATGCATTTAAAATTCATAGGGTAGAGATTGAAGGTTTTGAAGCAGATGATTTGATTGGAACTATTGCAAAATTTTGTGAAAATGAAAATGTGTATCCCTTTATCATTACAGGAGATCGGGATGCGTTACAATTAGCCTCTGATAAAACAAAAGTACTAATTACAAAAAAAGGAATTAGTGAATTAGAAGAGTATAGTGAAAAGGAAGTTTTAGAAAAATATGGAGTAACCCCTAAGGAATTTATTGATTTAAAAGGACTTATGGGAGATAAATCTGATAATATTCCAGGTGTTCCAGGAATTGGAGAAAAAACAGGAGCAAAATTAATAAAAGAATTTAAAAGTATTGAGAATTTATTAAATAATATTGATAAGGTATCAAGAAGTAAATTGAGAGAAAAACTAGAAGAATATAGAGAACAAGCTGTTTTGAGTAAAAGATTAGCAACTATTATTACAGATGTACCTGTTGAAATGTCATTAGAAGAGTTTAAAATGGAGAAACCTGATATAGAAAAATTGTGGAGTTTATTTAAACGATTAGAGTTTCGAAAATTGATGGAAAAAATTAAGCCTAAAGAGGAAAAAAGAGAAAAAAAGGACATAAAAACAACTATAATTCACTCCATGGAAGAGTTAAGAGCATTAAAAGAAATAATCATAGAAAAGGGAGAACTTTGTTTTAAAATATTTAGTGATACGATAGATTTGAGAAATGATCAAATTATTGGTATACATATGATGATAGAGGAAGAAAATTATTTTATAGATACAAAGGACAATACAGAACTGTTAGAGTTACTTAAAGATGTTTTTGAAGATAGGAATATAAAAAAATATGGACACCAAATAAAAAAAGACATGATTACTTTAAAACAACATGATATTGCTCTAAATAATATATATTTTGATGCAGCAATTGCCCTTTATTTAATTGAACCAACAAGAAAATCTTATGAAATCAGTGATATAGCATATGATTACTTAAATGAGAATATTTTAAGTGAAGAGGATTTATTAGGAAAAGGCAAAAAGAGAATAGATTTTTATGAAGTATCGAAAGAAAAATTGGTAGAATATGGATTTTGTTTTTGTGATACAGTTCTAAAGGTAAAGGAGATTCTTATTGAAAAATTAGAAGAATATGACCTTGAAAAACTGTATTATGAAGTAGAGATGCCTTTAATTGAGGTACTAGCAGATATGGAATTTGAAGGCTTTATGGTGGATAAAGAAAAGCTTGATGAATTAGGAAAGACATTAGATGATAGAATCAATCATCTAACAAGGGAGATATTTCATGAAGCAGGAGAAGAATTTAATATCAATTCCACAAAACAATTAGGAGTAATTTTGTTTGACAAACTTGAATTACCACCTATAAAAAAGACAAAGACAGGTTATTCTACCAATGTTGAGGTTTTAGAAAAGTTATACAATAAGCATAATATTATTCCTAAAATTATAGAATATAGACAAATGGTAAAATTAAAATCTACTTATGTAGATGGATTAATTGGTGTGATTAATCAAGTAACCAAAAAAATTCATTCTAGTTTTAATCAAACGGTTACTGCTACTGGTAGAATAAGTAGTACTGAACCAAATCTTCAAAATATACCTATAAAACTTGATGTAGGAAGAGAAATTAGAAAAGTATTTGTTCCTACAAATGAAGAATTTTTACTACTTGATGCAGATTATTCACAGATAGAATTAAGAGTACTAGCTCATATATCAAAGGATCATAATTTAATAGAAGCGTTTCGTAAAGAACAGGATATACATGCATCAACTGCTTCTAAGGTTTTTAATATACCTATAGATGAGGTATCATCTCTTCAAAGAAGTAGAGCAAAGGCAGTTAACTTTGGTATTGTATATGGCATCAGTGATTATGGATTATCAGAAAATCTTCATATAACAAAGAAAGAGGCTCAAAAATACATTGATGAATATTTTAATAAATACACAGGTGTAAAAGAATATATGGAGAATATAGTGATGGAAGGAAAAGAAAAAGGTTATGTAACAACCCTTTTAAATAGGAGAAGAGATATACCAGAATTGAAGGCTAAAAATTATAATGTCCGTTCATTTGGTGAAAGAACCGCCATGAATACGCCGATTCAAGGTAGTGCTGCAGATATTATAAAAATAGCTATGCTTCGTGTCTATCATGAATTGAAAAATAGAAAATTGAAGTCGAAATTAATCTTACAAGTACATGATGAGTTGATTGTGGAGGCACATAAAGATGAACTTGATGAAGTGAAAAATATTTTGAAAGAGCAAATGGAAAGTGCTATTCATTTAGAGGTATCATTAAAAGTTGACATGAATGTAGGAAATAGTTGGTATGAGACAAAATAA
- a CDS encoding zinc ribbon domain-containing protein, giving the protein MNQNDYLWKFQEIEKSVDKEEKMLRKVTKGKEISQKIGEHKGLKSEFETKKGELKEKENVLRKLEHEHSEIEYEIEKIKDQLYGGKINDLKQLESLMKKEEHKKEELNEIDSKTLEMMEEIDAVKEEVKRIGLKGRALGSTIKDMLEERKITIEKIEKDIIEKKTKKEEILKKITKKNIEIYMDIKSRKNNPVVVLKGDVCMGCHMDLPVMTLTKLKKQDIVVCNNCGRILYLSSDE; this is encoded by the coding sequence ATGAATCAAAATGATTATTTATGGAAATTCCAAGAAATAGAAAAAAGCGTAGACAAAGAAGAAAAAATGTTAAGAAAGGTTACGAAGGGAAAAGAAATAAGCCAAAAAATTGGTGAACATAAAGGCTTAAAAAGTGAATTTGAGACAAAAAAGGGTGAATTGAAAGAGAAAGAAAATGTATTAAGAAAGTTGGAGCATGAACATAGTGAGATTGAGTATGAAATAGAAAAAATAAAAGATCAATTATATGGTGGAAAAATAAACGATTTAAAACAATTAGAAAGTCTAATGAAAAAAGAAGAACATAAAAAAGAAGAATTAAATGAAATTGATTCAAAAACACTGGAGATGATGGAAGAAATTGATGCAGTAAAAGAAGAAGTAAAAAGAATAGGGCTAAAGGGACGGGCGCTGGGTAGTACAATTAAAGATATGCTTGAAGAGAGGAAAATAACAATAGAAAAAATAGAAAAGGATATTATAGAAAAAAAGACAAAGAAAGAAGAAATATTAAAAAAAATCACTAAAAAAAATATAGAAATATATATGGATATAAAATCTAGAAAAAATAATCCTGTGGTAGTACTTAAGGGGGATGTTTGTATGGGTTGTCACATGGATTTGCCTGTCATGACCCTTACTAAGTTAAAAAAACAAGATATTGTAGTATGCAATAATTGTGGAAGAATATTATATCTAAGTAGTGATGAATAA